The proteins below come from a single Micromonospora citrea genomic window:
- a CDS encoding MFS transporter encodes MTHTALHPAPDVTPPRPVRAASGAVAVTIASVLPVFLVGGLAVQLGDDLGFSPAGLGLAVSVYFGASALASVPSGRLVERYGPAVVARCAVLLSAGAMLAVAALARSYAVLVGLLAIGAAANALGQLASNAALARHVPARRQGLSFGVKQAAIPVSTLLAGAAVPTVALTAGWRWAFVAAAAVALAALPAVPAREPRPDRTAAPARADRAGAALLVVGAAAMLAAAAANALGTFVVDSSVGRGLTPGLAGLILTLGSAVCVGARVGAGWLADRRPTGHVAVIAGMLVVGAAGLGLLAAAGPAPLVLGVVLGFGLGWAWPGLMTFAVVRLHPRAPAAATSITQTGVYAGGCLGPLGLGTVAAHVGYPTMWLTAAAAMLAAAALMLIGSRMLARR; translated from the coding sequence ATGACCCACACCGCCCTCCACCCTGCCCCGGACGTCACACCGCCCCGACCCGTACGGGCCGCCTCCGGCGCCGTCGCGGTCACCATCGCGTCCGTCCTGCCGGTCTTCCTGGTCGGCGGGCTCGCCGTGCAGCTGGGCGACGACCTCGGTTTCTCCCCCGCCGGGCTGGGCCTGGCCGTCTCCGTCTACTTCGGGGCCAGCGCGCTGGCCTCGGTGCCCTCGGGGCGGCTCGTGGAGCGGTACGGGCCGGCCGTGGTGGCCCGCTGCGCCGTCCTGCTCTCCGCCGGGGCGATGCTCGCCGTCGCCGCCCTCGCCCGGTCGTACGCCGTGCTGGTCGGGCTGCTGGCGATCGGCGCCGCCGCCAACGCCCTCGGCCAGCTCGCCAGCAACGCCGCGCTGGCCCGGCACGTGCCGGCGCGGCGGCAGGGGCTGTCGTTCGGGGTGAAGCAGGCCGCCATCCCCGTCTCCACCCTGCTGGCCGGCGCGGCGGTGCCGACGGTCGCGCTGACCGCCGGCTGGCGCTGGGCGTTCGTGGCGGCCGCCGCCGTGGCCCTGGCGGCGCTGCCGGCCGTACCCGCGCGGGAGCCCCGCCCGGACCGGACGGCCGCGCCCGCCCGCGCCGACCGCGCCGGCGCGGCGCTACTGGTGGTCGGGGCCGCCGCGATGCTCGCCGCCGCCGCCGCGAACGCCCTGGGCACCTTCGTGGTGGACTCCTCCGTCGGCCGGGGACTGACGCCCGGGCTCGCCGGGCTGATCCTGACCCTCGGCAGCGCGGTCTGCGTCGGCGCGCGCGTCGGCGCGGGCTGGCTGGCGGACCGGCGCCCCACGGGGCACGTGGCCGTCATCGCCGGCATGCTCGTGGTCGGGGCGGCCGGCCTGGGCCTGCTCGCGGCGGCCGGCCCGGCGCCGCTGGTCCTCGGCGTGGTGCTCGGCTTCGGCCTGGGCTGGGCATGGCCGGGGCTGATGACCTTCGCCGTGGTCCGGCTGCACCCGCGGGCCCCGGCCGCCGCCACGTCGATCACCCAGACCGGGGTGTACGCGGGCGGCTGCCTCGGCCCGCTGGGCCTCGGCACGGTGGCCGCCCACGTCGGCTACCCGACGATGTGGCTGACCGCCGCGGCGGCCATGCTGGCGGCCGCCGCCCTCATGCTCATCGGCAGCCGGATGCTCGCCCGCCGCTGA
- a CDS encoding polyprenyl synthetase family protein, whose translation MVDGVVNPAGERSGAPGSGGRRTRVSTSQFGALGLYLADPRVEASVLGLLEGVETELRASVASADPFVTEAARHLVEAGGKRFRPLLVALGAQFGDPTSAQVVPAAVVMELTHLATLYHDDVMDEAAVRRGAPSANSRWTNSVAILVGDYLFARAADIAADLGIEAVRLQARTFARLVHGQIAETVGPRPGDDPVAHYLDVIAGKTGSLIATSARFGGMFGGASAEHIEALAGYGETIGVAFQLSDDLLDIASESVESGKTPGTDLREGVPTLPVLYALGSDDADAASARLREILATGPLTDDDLHAEALGLLRESPALKRARETVRSYAEDAREQLAPLPAGPARRALESLCDYIADRTS comes from the coding sequence ATGGTTGATGGCGTGGTGAATCCGGCTGGCGAGCGTTCAGGTGCCCCCGGGTCCGGCGGCCGTCGGACCAGGGTGAGCACGAGTCAGTTCGGCGCGCTCGGCCTCTATCTCGCCGACCCCCGCGTCGAGGCGTCCGTGCTGGGCCTCCTGGAGGGCGTCGAGACCGAGCTGCGGGCCAGCGTGGCCAGCGCCGACCCCTTCGTCACCGAGGCCGCCCGGCACCTCGTGGAGGCCGGCGGCAAGCGGTTCCGCCCGCTGCTGGTGGCGCTGGGCGCGCAGTTCGGCGACCCGACCAGCGCGCAGGTCGTGCCCGCCGCCGTGGTGATGGAGCTCACCCACCTGGCGACGCTCTACCACGACGACGTGATGGACGAGGCCGCCGTGCGCCGGGGCGCCCCGAGCGCCAACTCCCGGTGGACCAACTCCGTCGCCATCCTCGTCGGCGACTATCTCTTCGCCCGCGCCGCCGACATCGCGGCCGACCTGGGCATCGAGGCCGTACGCCTTCAGGCGCGCACCTTCGCCCGGCTGGTGCACGGCCAGATCGCCGAGACCGTCGGCCCCCGCCCCGGGGACGACCCGGTGGCCCACTACCTCGACGTGATCGCGGGGAAGACCGGCTCCCTGATCGCGACGTCGGCCCGCTTCGGCGGCATGTTCGGCGGCGCCTCCGCCGAGCACATCGAGGCGCTGGCCGGCTACGGCGAGACCATCGGCGTGGCCTTCCAGCTCTCCGACGACCTGCTCGACATCGCCTCGGAGTCGGTGGAGTCGGGCAAGACGCCCGGCACCGACCTGCGCGAGGGCGTGCCGACCCTGCCGGTGCTCTACGCGCTCGGCTCGGACGACGCCGACGCCGCGTCGGCGCGGCTGCGGGAGATCCTGGCCACCGGCCCGCTTACCGACGACGACCTGCACGCCGAGGCCCTCGGCCTGCTCCGCGAGAGTCCGGCGCTCAAGCGGGCCCGGGAGACCGTCCGCAGCTATGCCGAGGACGCCCGGGAGCAGCTCGCGCCGCTGCCGGCGGGCCCGGCCCGCCGCGCCCTCGAATCCCTCTGCGACTACATCGCCGACCGCACCAGCTGA
- the nuoN gene encoding NADH-quinone oxidoreductase subunit NuoN, producing MTELKLPSIDYAALAPTLIMLGAALLGVLVEAFVPRRLRHVVQLSLALLAVLAALTMVVLAADERSITIGGAIAVDGPTLFLQGAILVLAAMALLLIGERSVERGGAFVAQAAITAESADDRRQAEGSNGLTEVYPLTTFAIGGMLIFVAANDLLTMFIALEVFSLPLYLLCALARRRRLLSQEAALKYFMLGAYASAFFLFGVALIYGFTAGIPGRQAGVDFATVHAAVADSPASPVLLFAGMALLAIGLLFKAAAAPFHVWTPDVYQGAPTPITGFMAACTKVAAFGALLRVFHVAFDGARWDFTPVLGAVAVLTMLVGAVLAVTQTDIKRLLAYSSIANAGYLLVGVLAPSADGVSGTMFYLVAYGFSVLAAFAVVTLVRDADGEATHLSRWAGLGRRSPFYAAVFTFILLAFAGIPLTSGFTSKFAVFGPALDGGQAWLVIAGVLTSMVLAFPYLRVVVMMWLSEPGESTPTVAVPGGLTSAALMIGVIATLVLGVAPAPLLDLATGAAEFVR from the coding sequence GTGACCGAGCTGAAACTGCCGTCGATCGACTACGCGGCCCTCGCGCCGACCCTGATCATGCTGGGCGCCGCGCTGCTCGGCGTGCTGGTGGAGGCGTTCGTGCCCCGCCGGCTGCGGCACGTGGTGCAACTGTCGCTGGCCCTGCTGGCGGTGCTCGCCGCACTGACCATGGTGGTGCTGGCCGCCGACGAGCGGTCGATCACCATCGGCGGGGCGATCGCGGTGGACGGGCCGACGCTCTTCCTCCAGGGCGCGATCCTGGTGCTCGCCGCGATGGCGCTGCTGCTCATCGGCGAGCGTTCGGTGGAGCGGGGCGGGGCGTTCGTCGCCCAGGCCGCGATCACCGCCGAGTCGGCCGACGACCGGCGGCAGGCCGAGGGCTCCAACGGCCTCACCGAGGTCTACCCGCTCACCACGTTCGCGATCGGCGGCATGCTGATCTTCGTGGCGGCGAACGACCTGCTGACCATGTTCATCGCGCTCGAGGTCTTCTCGCTCCCGCTCTACCTGCTCTGCGCGCTGGCCCGCCGCCGGCGGCTGCTGAGCCAGGAGGCCGCGCTGAAGTACTTCATGCTCGGCGCGTACGCCTCGGCCTTCTTCCTGTTCGGCGTGGCCCTGATCTACGGCTTCACGGCGGGCATCCCGGGCCGGCAGGCCGGCGTCGACTTCGCCACCGTGCACGCCGCCGTCGCGGACTCGCCGGCCAGCCCGGTGCTGCTCTTCGCCGGTATGGCGTTGCTCGCCATCGGCCTGCTGTTCAAGGCCGCGGCCGCCCCGTTCCACGTCTGGACGCCGGACGTCTACCAGGGCGCACCGACCCCGATCACCGGCTTCATGGCCGCCTGCACCAAGGTCGCCGCGTTCGGCGCCCTGCTGCGGGTGTTCCACGTCGCCTTCGACGGGGCCCGGTGGGACTTCACCCCCGTCCTCGGCGCGGTGGCGGTGCTGACCATGCTCGTCGGCGCGGTGCTGGCGGTCACCCAGACCGACATCAAGCGGCTCCTGGCATACTCCTCGATCGCCAACGCCGGCTACCTGCTGGTCGGCGTGCTGGCGCCGAGCGCCGACGGCGTCTCCGGGACGATGTTCTACCTGGTGGCGTACGGCTTCTCGGTGCTCGCCGCGTTCGCCGTGGTGACCCTCGTGCGCGACGCCGACGGGGAGGCCACCCACCTGTCCCGCTGGGCCGGGCTGGGGCGGCGCTCGCCGTTCTACGCGGCGGTCTTCACCTTCATCCTGCTCGCCTTCGCCGGCATCCCGCTGACCAGCGGCTTCACGAGCAAGTTCGCGGTCTTCGGGCCGGCGCTCGACGGTGGGCAGGCGTGGCTGGTGATCGCCGGCGTGCTGACCAGCATGGTGCTGGCCTTCCCGTACCTGCGGGTCGTGGTGATGATGTGGCTCTCCGAGCCGGGCGAGTCGACCCCCACCGTGGCCGTGCCCGGCGGGCTGACCTCGGCCGCGCTGATGATCGGCGTGATCGCCACCCTGGTCCTCGGCGTCGCCCCGGCGCCGCTGCTCGACCTGGCCACCGGCGCCGCCGAATTTGTCAGATGA
- a CDS encoding NADH-quinone oxidoreductase subunit M — protein MSDFPFLSVLTVAPLVGALVVACLPRSRPELAKQVALGWSLLVLALSVVMWVAFKVGGDRFQFRESYAWIPNWGVNFTFAADGIALVMLMLIAVLVPLVILASWHDAESSKRSVPVYFALLLVLECTMIGVFAAADVFLFYVFFEVMLVPMYFIIGSYGGHQRQYAAVKFFLYSLVGGLFMLAAVIGLWVVGGKTFDWQALSQVDISTGTERWLFLGFFLAFAIKAPFFPFHTWLPDAGGAAPAGAAALLVGVLDKVGTFGILRYCLPLFPDAAKWFAPWALALGLIGIIYAALLAVGQNDLKRLVSYTSIAHFGFIGVGIFAFTTQAGTGAVLYMVNHGLATGLLFLVVGMLIARRGSALISDFGGAGKLVPLLAGVLFFAGLASLALPGTAPFVSEFLVLIGTFTVNKPVAVIATLGIILAAAYVLWMVQRTTQGTLNPALTQIDGMKRDLNLREKVVVAPLIALIVLLGFYPKPVTDVINPAVQATMQDVGRTDPAPTSGGTVQEAAK, from the coding sequence ATGTCCGACTTCCCGTTCCTCTCGGTGCTCACCGTGGCACCGCTGGTCGGCGCCCTGGTGGTGGCCTGCCTGCCGCGCAGCCGGCCGGAGCTGGCCAAGCAGGTGGCGCTCGGCTGGTCGCTGCTGGTGCTGGCGCTGTCGGTGGTCATGTGGGTGGCCTTCAAGGTCGGCGGTGACCGCTTCCAGTTCCGCGAGTCGTACGCGTGGATCCCGAACTGGGGCGTCAACTTCACCTTCGCCGCCGACGGCATCGCGCTGGTCATGCTGATGCTGATCGCGGTGCTGGTGCCGCTGGTGATCCTGGCGTCGTGGCACGACGCCGAGTCGTCGAAGCGGTCGGTGCCGGTCTACTTCGCGCTGCTGCTCGTCCTCGAGTGCACGATGATCGGCGTCTTCGCCGCCGCCGACGTCTTCCTGTTCTACGTGTTCTTCGAGGTCATGCTGGTGCCGATGTACTTCATCATCGGCAGCTACGGCGGCCACCAGCGGCAGTACGCGGCCGTGAAGTTCTTCCTCTACTCGCTGGTCGGCGGCCTGTTCATGCTCGCCGCGGTGATCGGCCTCTGGGTGGTCGGCGGGAAGACCTTCGACTGGCAGGCGCTGTCCCAGGTGGACATCTCCACGGGCACGGAGCGCTGGCTGTTCCTCGGCTTCTTCCTCGCGTTCGCGATCAAGGCGCCGTTCTTCCCGTTCCACACCTGGCTGCCGGACGCCGGTGGCGCGGCCCCGGCCGGCGCGGCGGCGCTGCTCGTCGGCGTGCTCGACAAGGTCGGCACGTTCGGCATCCTGCGCTACTGCCTGCCGCTGTTCCCGGACGCCGCCAAGTGGTTCGCCCCGTGGGCGCTGGCGCTGGGCCTGATCGGCATCATCTACGCCGCGCTGCTGGCCGTCGGCCAGAACGACCTCAAGCGGCTGGTCTCCTACACGTCGATCGCGCACTTCGGCTTCATCGGTGTCGGCATCTTCGCCTTCACCACCCAGGCCGGCACCGGCGCGGTGCTCTACATGGTCAACCACGGCCTCGCCACTGGCCTGCTCTTCCTGGTGGTGGGCATGCTCATCGCCCGGCGCGGCTCGGCGCTGATCAGCGACTTCGGCGGCGCCGGCAAGCTGGTGCCCCTGCTGGCGGGTGTGCTCTTCTTCGCCGGTCTGGCCTCGCTCGCGCTGCCCGGCACCGCGCCGTTCGTCTCCGAGTTCCTGGTGCTGATCGGCACGTTCACGGTGAACAAGCCGGTCGCGGTGATCGCGACGCTGGGCATCATCCTGGCCGCCGCGTACGTGCTGTGGATGGTGCAGCGCACCACGCAGGGCACGCTCAACCCGGCGCTGACCCAGATCGACGGCATGAAGCGCGACCTCAACCTGCGCGAGAAGGTCGTGGTCGCCCCGCTGATCGCGCTGATCGTGCTGCTCGGCTTCTATCCGAAGCCGGTCACCGACGTGATCAACCCGGCCGTGCAGGCGACCATGCAGGACGTCGGCCGGACCGACCCCGCCCCGACCTCGGGCGGCACCGTCCAGGAGGCGGCAAAGTGA
- the nuoL gene encoding NADH-quinone oxidoreductase subunit L: MGTILTNAPAEPAGTVAYATADGLLGSVWLLVAIPLVSAAILLLLGRRADRWGHWLGVAAIGAAFVLGLTYFFQLRGLENKSVELSLWDFITVGDLRVDFGLLFDPLAAVFVLLITGVGFLIHLYAVEYMAHDAGRRRFFGYFNLFVAAMLLLVLGNNYVMLYFGWEGVGLASYLLISFWYERPSAATAGKKAFLMNRVGDAGLAIGIFIMFATLGTTQYDEVFNGVGSLTATTVLVLGLLLLLGATGKSGQFPLQAWLPDAMEGPTPVSALIHAATMVTAGVYLIARSNPIFSANSTLQLVVVSVGALTLLIGCVIGAAKDDIKRVLAWSTVSQIGYMFLGVGLGGAAYALAIVHLLAHGFFKANMFLGAGSVMHGMNDQVDIRRFGGLSKYMKVTWITFMMGWLAIIGMFPFSGFFSKEPIIVAAFERDDWTAWLFGMAALLGAGLTAFYMTRLFVLTFHGPKRWTEDIEHPHESPKLMTIPLVLLAAGSVGAGFLLATSVPDWLEATAGLGGQEEGHHAVLSHTVITVLSLLVTVVGAGLAWFLFRGGTATEPQPAGVLVTAARRNLYTDAFNEAVFEKPGIFLTRALVYLDNRGVDGLVNGLAAAVGGGSGRLRRLQTGFVRSYATSILTGALLVVAAFLAVEAGWLA, translated from the coding sequence GTGGGAACGATTCTGACGAACGCCCCGGCTGAGCCCGCGGGCACCGTCGCCTACGCGACGGCGGACGGGCTGCTGGGCAGCGTCTGGCTGCTGGTGGCGATTCCGCTGGTCAGCGCGGCGATCCTGCTGCTGCTCGGCCGGCGGGCGGACCGCTGGGGGCACTGGCTCGGGGTGGCCGCCATCGGCGCCGCGTTCGTGCTGGGCCTGACCTACTTCTTCCAGCTGCGCGGCCTGGAGAACAAGTCGGTCGAGCTGAGCCTCTGGGACTTCATCACGGTCGGCGACCTGCGGGTGGACTTCGGTCTGCTCTTCGACCCGCTGGCCGCCGTCTTCGTGCTGCTGATCACCGGGGTGGGCTTCCTGATCCACCTCTACGCGGTCGAGTACATGGCGCACGACGCGGGGCGCCGGCGGTTCTTCGGGTACTTCAACCTGTTCGTCGCCGCCATGCTGCTGCTGGTGCTCGGCAACAACTACGTGATGCTCTACTTCGGCTGGGAGGGCGTCGGTCTGGCGTCGTACCTGCTGATCTCCTTCTGGTACGAGCGGCCCAGCGCCGCCACCGCCGGCAAGAAGGCGTTCCTGATGAACCGGGTCGGCGACGCCGGCCTGGCGATCGGCATCTTCATCATGTTCGCCACCCTCGGCACCACCCAGTACGACGAGGTGTTCAACGGCGTCGGCTCGCTGACCGCGACCACGGTCCTGGTGCTCGGCCTGCTGCTGCTGCTCGGCGCGACCGGCAAGTCCGGCCAGTTCCCGCTCCAGGCGTGGCTGCCGGACGCGATGGAGGGCCCGACCCCGGTGTCGGCGCTCATCCACGCCGCCACCATGGTCACGGCGGGCGTCTACCTGATCGCCCGGTCGAACCCGATCTTCTCGGCCAACTCCACCCTCCAGCTCGTGGTGGTGAGCGTCGGCGCGCTGACCCTGCTGATCGGCTGCGTCATCGGCGCGGCCAAGGACGACATCAAGCGGGTGCTGGCCTGGTCGACGGTGAGCCAGATCGGCTACATGTTCCTCGGCGTGGGCCTGGGCGGCGCCGCGTACGCGCTGGCGATCGTGCACCTGCTGGCGCACGGCTTCTTCAAGGCCAACATGTTCCTCGGCGCCGGCTCGGTCATGCACGGCATGAACGACCAGGTCGACATCCGCCGCTTCGGCGGGCTCTCGAAGTACATGAAGGTCACCTGGATCACGTTCATGATGGGCTGGCTGGCCATCATCGGCATGTTCCCGTTCTCCGGCTTCTTCTCCAAGGAGCCGATCATCGTGGCCGCGTTCGAGCGGGACGACTGGACGGCGTGGCTCTTCGGCATGGCCGCGCTGCTCGGCGCCGGGCTCACCGCGTTCTACATGACCCGGCTCTTCGTGCTCACCTTCCACGGGCCGAAGCGCTGGACGGAGGACATCGAGCACCCGCACGAGTCACCGAAGCTGATGACGATCCCGCTCGTCCTGCTGGCCGCGGGCTCGGTCGGGGCGGGCTTCCTGCTCGCCACCTCCGTGCCGGACTGGCTGGAGGCCACCGCCGGGCTCGGCGGTCAGGAGGAGGGGCACCACGCGGTGCTCTCGCACACCGTGATCACCGTGCTCTCGCTGCTGGTCACCGTCGTCGGCGCGGGCCTGGCCTGGTTCCTGTTCCGGGGCGGCACGGCCACCGAGCCGCAGCCGGCCGGGGTGCTGGTCACCGCCGCCCGACGCAACCTCTACACGGACGCGTTCAACGAGGCGGTCTTCGAGAAGCCGGGCATCTTCCTCACCCGGGCGCTGGTCTACCTCGACAACCGGGGCGTGGACGGGCTGGTGAACGGCCTCGCGGCTGCGGTCGGCGGCGGCTCGGGCCGGCTCCGGCGGCTGCAGACCGGCTTCGTCCGGTCGTACGCCACCTCGATCCTGACCGGCGCGCTGCTGGTGGTGGCGGCCTTCCTGGCCGTCGAGGCGGGGTGGCTGGCGTGA
- the nuoK gene encoding NADH-quinone oxidoreductase subunit NuoK, protein MTPDYYLVLAAVLFTIGAVGVLVRRNALVLFMCVELMLNAANLTLVTFSRINGDLNGQIMAFFVMVVAAAEVVVGLAIIMAIFRTRRSASVDDANLLKY, encoded by the coding sequence ATGACACCCGACTACTACCTGGTGCTGGCCGCGGTGCTGTTCACCATCGGCGCGGTCGGCGTGCTCGTCCGGCGCAACGCGCTCGTGCTGTTCATGTGCGTCGAGCTGATGCTCAACGCGGCCAACCTGACGCTGGTCACCTTCAGCCGGATCAACGGTGACCTCAACGGCCAGATCATGGCGTTCTTCGTGATGGTGGTGGCGGCGGCCGAGGTCGTGGTCGGGCTCGCCATCATCATGGCGATCTTCCGGACCCGGCGCTCCGCGAGCGTCGACGACGCCAACCTGCTGAAGTACTGA
- a CDS encoding NADH-quinone oxidoreductase subunit J — protein sequence MTTQTVLAAAGGVSGGEQVTFWILAPLALIGAIGMVAARNAVHSALWLVLTMLCLGVFYVLQAGPFIGMAQIIVYTGAIMMLFLFVLMLVGRDASDSLIETLRGQRVAAVVLGLGFAGLVGGGLWRALNGTTAVGLEQANAEGNVQGIARLLFTKYVFAFELTSALLITAAIGAMVLAHIERRKQDRMDQPATMRARFAPGNYPGPKPGPGVYATSSSVATPARLPDGRLTEGSTSGILPVRELTDRETTLKGTDR from the coding sequence ATGACCACGCAGACGGTGCTCGCCGCGGCGGGCGGGGTCTCCGGTGGGGAGCAGGTCACCTTCTGGATCCTGGCCCCGCTGGCGCTGATCGGGGCGATCGGGATGGTCGCGGCGCGCAACGCCGTGCACTCGGCGCTCTGGCTGGTGCTGACCATGCTCTGCCTGGGCGTGTTCTACGTGCTCCAGGCGGGGCCGTTCATCGGCATGGCGCAGATCATCGTCTACACCGGCGCGATCATGATGCTGTTCCTGTTCGTGCTGATGCTGGTCGGGCGCGACGCGTCCGACTCGTTGATCGAGACGCTCCGCGGCCAGCGGGTCGCCGCGGTGGTGCTCGGGCTCGGCTTCGCCGGCCTCGTCGGCGGCGGGCTCTGGCGTGCGCTGAACGGCACCACGGCGGTCGGCCTGGAGCAGGCCAACGCCGAGGGCAACGTGCAGGGCATCGCCCGGCTGCTGTTCACCAAGTACGTCTTCGCCTTCGAGCTCACCTCGGCGCTGCTCATCACCGCCGCGATCGGGGCGATGGTGCTGGCGCACATCGAGCGGCGCAAGCAGGACCGGATGGACCAGCCGGCGACGATGCGGGCCCGCTTCGCCCCGGGCAACTACCCGGGCCCGAAGCCCGGCCCGGGTGTCTACGCGACCTCCTCCTCGGTGGCCACCCCGGCCCGCCTGCCCGACGGCCGGCTGACCGAGGGGAGCACCTCGGGCATCCTGCCGGTGCGCGAGCTCACCGACCGGGAGACCACCCTGAAGGGGACGGACCGGTGA
- the nuoI gene encoding NADH-quinone oxidoreductase subunit NuoI, translating into MGAITGTFKGFGVTFSHMFRKVVTTDYPFKPPVSAPRYHGRHILNRHPDGLEKCIGCELCAWACPADAIYVEGGDNTDEQRFSPGERYASIYQINYARCIFCGLCIEACPTRSLTMSNEYELARDSRQDLIFTKEQLLAPLLPGMEQPPHPMRLGDSEKDYYVGALTNPGTSAGAEHSANNPGRYQVEEHPGVTFPGAEQHAQRAAAGKGDGA; encoded by the coding sequence GTGGGCGCGATCACCGGAACGTTCAAGGGCTTCGGTGTCACCTTCTCGCACATGTTCAGGAAGGTCGTCACCACCGACTACCCGTTCAAGCCGCCGGTCTCGGCGCCGCGCTACCACGGGCGGCACATCCTGAACCGGCACCCGGACGGGCTGGAGAAGTGCATCGGGTGCGAGCTGTGCGCCTGGGCCTGCCCGGCGGACGCGATCTACGTCGAGGGTGGCGACAACACCGACGAGCAGCGCTTCTCGCCGGGTGAGCGGTACGCCAGCATCTACCAGATCAACTACGCCCGGTGCATCTTCTGCGGGCTCTGCATCGAGGCCTGCCCGACCCGTTCGCTGACCATGAGCAACGAGTACGAGCTGGCCCGGGACAGCCGGCAGGACCTGATCTTCACGAAGGAGCAGCTGCTCGCGCCGCTGCTGCCGGGCATGGAGCAGCCGCCGCACCCGATGCGGCTGGGCGACAGCGAGAAGGACTACTACGTCGGCGCGCTGACCAACCCGGGCACCTCGGCCGGCGCCGAGCACTCGGCCAACAACCCGGGCCGGTACCAGGTGGAGGAGCACCCCGGCGTGACCTTCCCCGGGGCCGAGCAGCACGCCCAGCGGGCCGCGGCCGGCAAGGGGGACGGAGCATGA
- the nuoH gene encoding NADH-quinone oxidoreductase subunit NuoH, with protein sequence MNAVYLAQDPTLADFGRDPWWLVLIKIVFAFAFGLVATLLGVWFERRVVGRMAVRPGPNQAGPFGLLQTLADGLKMAFKEDILPKAADKVVFFFAPTISVICAVTSLAVVPFGPMVSIFGHWTPLQVTDVPVAVLVLLACSSMGIYGIVLGGWASGSTYPLLGGLRSSAQMISYEVAMGLSVVAVFMTAGTMSTSGIVAAQGDGTRLSIAGLDVPAPGWYAILLLPSFIIFFIATVGETNRAPFDLPEAESELVAGYMTEYSSLKFALYMLSEYVAMVTMSAVTTTLFLGGWRAPAPITTFWAGANSGWWPMLWFFAKVVMLVFVFVWLRGTLPRLRYDQFMRFGWKVLLPINLVWILVLAGLRSIEDWDSRSKLIAVGIPAGILLLATLLWPSRKPQPKSTVQEQVNDRPHGSFPLPPMDLQVPPSPRTRRVVAEREPANVAAGSDSREV encoded by the coding sequence GTGAACGCGGTCTACCTGGCCCAGGACCCGACGCTGGCCGACTTCGGCCGGGACCCGTGGTGGCTGGTCCTCATCAAGATCGTCTTCGCCTTCGCCTTCGGCCTGGTCGCCACGCTGCTCGGCGTCTGGTTCGAGCGTCGGGTCGTGGGCCGCATGGCGGTGCGGCCCGGCCCCAACCAGGCCGGCCCGTTCGGCCTGCTGCAGACCCTCGCCGACGGCCTGAAGATGGCCTTCAAGGAGGACATCCTGCCGAAGGCGGCCGACAAGGTCGTCTTCTTCTTCGCGCCGACCATCTCGGTGATCTGCGCGGTCACCTCGCTGGCGGTGGTGCCGTTCGGCCCGATGGTGAGCATCTTCGGCCACTGGACGCCGCTGCAGGTCACCGACGTGCCGGTGGCGGTGCTGGTCCTGCTGGCCTGCTCCTCGATGGGCATCTACGGCATCGTGCTCGGCGGCTGGGCCTCCGGCTCGACCTACCCGCTCCTCGGCGGCCTGCGCTCCAGCGCCCAGATGATCTCGTACGAGGTCGCCATGGGCCTGAGCGTCGTGGCGGTCTTCATGACCGCCGGCACGATGTCGACCAGCGGAATCGTCGCCGCCCAGGGGGACGGCACCCGGCTCAGCATCGCGGGCCTCGACGTCCCGGCCCCCGGCTGGTACGCGATCCTGCTGCTGCCGAGCTTCATCATCTTCTTCATCGCCACCGTCGGCGAGACCAACCGCGCGCCGTTCGACCTGCCCGAGGCGGAGTCCGAACTGGTCGCGGGCTACATGACGGAGTACAGCTCGCTGAAGTTCGCGCTCTACATGCTCAGCGAGTACGTCGCGATGGTCACCATGTCCGCCGTCACGACGACGCTCTTCCTGGGCGGCTGGCGGGCCCCGGCGCCGATCACCACCTTCTGGGCCGGCGCCAACTCCGGCTGGTGGCCGATGCTCTGGTTCTTCGCCAAGGTCGTCATGCTGGTCTTCGTCTTCGTCTGGCTGCGGGGCACGCTGCCCCGGCTGCGCTACGACCAGTTCATGCGCTTCGGCTGGAAGGTGCTGCTCCCGATCAACCTGGTCTGGATCCTGGTCCTCGCCGGCCTGCGCTCGATCGAGGACTGGGACTCGCGCAGCAAGCTGATCGCGGTCGGCATCCCGGCCGGCATCCTGCTGCTGGCCACGCTGCTGTGGCCGAGCCGCAAGCCGCAGCCGAAGTCGACGGTCCAGGAGCAGGTCAACGACCGGCCGCACGGCAGCTTCCCGCTGCCCCCGATGGACCTGCAGGTACCACCGAGCCCGCGCACCAGGCGCGTGGTCGCCGAGCGGGAGCCGGCCAACGTCGCCGCCGGCTCGGACTCCAGGGAGGTGTGA